A section of the Subtercola frigoramans genome encodes:
- a CDS encoding CBM96 family carbohydrate-binding protein: MTFDGSDATMWTATGDQTINWVLASAQPVKTFMVNWKANSTQHTKYEFQTSTDSITWTTQYNGSYDGPDGWQTIVTTNAPAGKYLRFLVHGNETTDKTTTIKEVRFYSYDTTTQPQIVPPHYLGSVSSTGVPTGMTIGQTATVSYTPKDTTGTTMSATGMTAVYTSGNNAIATVDANGNVTAIAIGTTTISVSVTSAGVTINATPLNVTITDPTRVRLYATADTYVQGGSAAANNFGTASSLVVKATSDPATTRYGYLSFDLSGLTGMQVESAVLSLRGQVTETPGSSVKLDAHAATGAWTETGINYNNKPTMGATVGSTMLDGTLTYRSADITTYVQSQGTTPTMTLALSEDTGYTQWGAVGTYIMTRESSSTPYIDLVLNPLPLAISSSSASTGTPALTTDGSDATMWTATGDQTINWVLASAQPVKTFMVNWKANSTQHTKYEFQTSTDSITWTTQYNGSYDGPDGWQTIVTTNAPAGKYLRFLVHGNETTDKTTTIKEVRFYSYDTTTPGQTLPPPLGTRLGSVSSTGVPTGMTIGQTATVSYTPKDTTGTTMSATGMTAVYTSGNNAIATVDANGNVTAIAIGTTTISVSVTSAGVTINATPLNVTITDPTRVRLYATADTYVQGGSAAANNFGTASSLVVKATSDPATTRYGYLSFDLSGLTGMQVESAVLSLRGQVTETPGSSVKLDAHAATGAWTETGINYNNKPTMGATVGSTMLDGTLTYRSADITTYVQSQGTTPTMTLALSEDTGYTQWGAVGTYIMTRESSSTPYIDLVLNPLPLAISSSSASTGTPALTTDGSDATMWTATGDQTINWVLASAQPVKTFMVNWKANSTQHTKYEFQTSTDSITWTTQYNGSYDGPDGWQTIVTTNAPAGKYLRFLVHGNETTDKTTTIKEVRFYSYDTTTPGQTLPPPLGTRLGSVSSTGVPTGMTIGQTATVSYTPKDTTGTTMSATGMTAVYTSGNNAIATVDANGNVTAIAIGTTTISVSVTSAGVTINATPLNVTITDPTRVRLYATADTYVQGGSAAANNFGTASSLVVKATSDPATTRYGYLSFDLSGLTGMQVESAVLSLRGQVTETPGSSVKLDAHAATGAWTETGINYNNKPTMGATVGSTMLDGTLTYRSADITTYVQSQGTTPTMTLALSEDTGYTQWGAVGTYIMTRESSSTPYIDLVLSPL, encoded by the coding sequence TTCTATAGCTACGACACCACCACCCAGCCTCAAATTGTTCCACCGCATTACTTGGGGTCGGTGAGCTCCACTGGTGTGCCCACAGGCATGACCATTGGTCAAACCGCGACCGTTTCCTACACCCCGAAAGACACCACCGGCACCACAATGAGCGCCACCGGAATGACCGCGGTCTACACCTCAGGCAACAACGCCATCGCGACCGTCGATGCCAACGGGAACGTCACCGCGATCGCAATCGGAACCACAACAATCAGCGTCAGCGTCACCTCAGCCGGCGTAACAATAAACGCCACACCCCTCAACGTCACGATCACCGACCCCACCCGGGTACGTCTCTACGCCACCGCCGATACCTACGTCCAAGGCGGCTCAGCCGCAGCAAACAACTTCGGCACAGCATCCAGCCTCGTCGTGAAAGCCACCTCCGACCCAGCAACCACACGATACGGCTACCTCAGCTTCGATCTCTCCGGACTCACCGGAATGCAAGTCGAGTCCGCCGTGCTCTCCCTCCGCGGCCAAGTCACCGAAACTCCCGGCTCCTCCGTCAAACTCGACGCCCACGCCGCGACCGGAGCCTGGACCGAAACAGGCATCAACTACAACAACAAACCCACCATGGGCGCGACCGTCGGCAGCACCATGCTCGACGGCACCCTCACCTACCGAAGCGCCGACATCACCACCTACGTCCAATCCCAAGGCACCACCCCCACAATGACCCTCGCCCTCTCCGAAGACACCGGATACACCCAATGGGGCGCAGTCGGCACATACATCATGACCCGCGAATCCTCCTCCACCCCCTACATCGACCTCGTGCTCAACCCTTTGCCATTAGCTATTTCATCGTCGTCGGCGAGCACGGGTACTCCGGCGTTAACCACTGATGGGTCTGACGCGACGATGTGGACAGCGACCGGGGATCAAACCATCAACTGGGTATTGGCCTCCGCTCAACCGGTGAAGACGTTCATGGTCAATTGGAAAGCGAACTCCACCCAGCACACCAAGTACGAGTTCCAAACCTCCACCGACAGCATCACCTGGACCACCCAGTACAACGGCTCCTACGACGGCCCCGACGGCTGGCAAACCATCGTCACAACCAACGCACCCGCAGGAAAATACCTCCGGTTCCTCGTCCACGGAAACGAAACAACCGACAAAACCACCACGATCAAAGAAGTCCGCTTCTATAGCTACGACACCACCACCCCCGGCCAAACACTTCCCCCACCCTTGGGAACACGACTGGGGTCGGTGAGCTCCACTGGTGTGCCCACAGGCATGACCATTGGTCAAACCGCGACCGTTTCCTACACCCCGAAAGACACCACCGGCACCACAATGAGCGCCACCGGAATGACCGCGGTCTACACCTCAGGCAACAACGCCATCGCGACCGTCGATGCCAACGGGAACGTCACCGCGATCGCAATCGGAACCACAACAATCAGCGTCAGCGTCACCTCAGCCGGCGTAACAATAAACGCCACACCCCTCAACGTCACGATCACCGACCCCACCCGGGTACGTCTCTACGCCACCGCCGATACCTACGTCCAAGGCGGCTCAGCCGCAGCAAACAACTTCGGCACAGCATCCAGCCTCGTCGTGAAAGCCACCTCCGACCCAGCAACCACACGATACGGCTACCTCAGCTTCGATCTCTCCGGACTCACCGGAATGCAAGTCGAGTCCGCCGTGCTCTCCCTCCGCGGCCAAGTCACCGAAACTCCCGGCTCCTCCGTCAAACTCGACGCCCACGCCGCGACCGGAGCCTGGACCGAAACAGGCATCAACTACAACAACAAACCCACCATGGGCGCGACCGTCGGCAGCACCATGCTCGACGGCACCCTCACCTACCGAAGCGCCGACATCACCACCTACGTCCAATCCCAAGGCACCACCCCCACAATGACCCTCGCCCTCTCCGAAGACACCGGATACACCCAATGGGGCGCAGTCGGCACATACATCATGACCCGCGAATCCTCCTCCACCCCCTACATCGACCTCGTGCTCAACCCTTTGCCATTAGCTATTTCATCGTCGTCGGCGAGCACGGGTACTCCGGCGTTAACCACTGATGGGTCTGACGCGACGATGTGGACAGCGACCGGGGATCAAACCATCAACTGGGTATTGGCCTCCGCTCAACCGGTGAAGACGTTCATGGTCAATTGGAAAGCGAACTCCACCCAGCACACCAAGTACGAGTTCCAAACCTCCACCGACAGCATCACCTGGACCACCCAGTACAACGGCTCCTACGACGGCCCCGACGGCTGGCAAACCATCGTCACAACCAACGCACCCGCAGGAAAATACCTCCGGTTCCTCGTCCACGGAAACGAAACAACCGACAAAACCACCACGATCAAAGAAGTCCGCTTCTATAGCTACGACACCACCACCCCCGGCCAAACACTTCCCCCACCCTTGGGAACACGACTGGGGTCGGTGAGCTCCACTGGTGTGCCCACAGGCATGACCATTGGTCAAACCGCGACCGTTTCCTACACCCCGAAAGACACCACCGGCACCACAATGAGCGCCACCGGAATGACCGCGGTCTACACCTCAGGCAACAACGCCATCGCGACCGTCGATGCCAACGGGAACGTCACCGCGATCGCAATCGGAACCACAACAATCAGCGTCAGCGTCACCTCAGCCGGCGTAACAATAAACGCCACACCCCTCAACGTCACGATCACCGACCCCACCCGGGTACGTCTCTACGCCACCGCCGATACCTACGTCCAAGGCGGCTCAGCCGCAGCAAACAACTTCGGCACAGCATCCAGCCTCGTCGTGAAAGCCACCTCCGACCCAGCAACCACACGATACGGCTACCTCAGCTTCGATCTCTCCGGACTCACCGGAATGCAAGTCGAGTCCGCCGTGCTCTCCCTCCGCGGCCAAGTCACCGAAACTCCCGGCTCCTCCGTCAAACTCGACGCCCACGCCGCGACCGGAGCCTGGACCGAAACAGGCATCAACTACAACAACAAACCCACCATGGGCGCGACCGTCGGCAGCACCATGCTCGACGGCACCCTCACCTACCGAAGCGCCGACATCACCACCTACGTCCAATCCCAAGGCACCACCCCCACAATGACCCTCGCCCTCTCCGAAGACACCGGATACACCCAATGGGGCGCAGTCGGCACATACATCATGACCCGCGAATCCTCCTCCACCCCCTACATCGACCTCGTGCTGTCACCGCTATAG
- a CDS encoding acyltransferase family protein, which translates to MAEFSSRWKRYLKPVGGSVRPEIQALRALAVSLVVVYHLWPSGLSGGYVGVDVFFVISGFLITSHIVKEIDRGQFSLVSFYSRRARRLLPASLLVLSATLTATFVFVPKNLWEEFGHQITASALYVENWALASNAVDYSALASDASPVQHFWSLSVEEQFYLFWPLLLVTAAVLARRFSSNRRHLVIVIAAVSVASLAYSIVETRNDPSAAYFVTPTRVWELGIGGLLAFAVDRWKLPEFTRVPASWVGIAAIVYASYFYSSSTPFPGWQALIPVGGACVVIWAGTTHRRYGTSALFALRPIQAVGDVSYSLYLWHWPLIVILPFALGAELNQPMRIGIVLVSLVLAFVTRVYVELAFIRPHGADLEGRGRIRLKGVRVLVAVLAVMAVVAVPAAGMSAYASTQIASAETRMADILANPPACFGAAALVVGSVCSPTKDSEIVPSPILAETDDFAQKGPGLGCQISGAQTSARQCVFGDVNSKVRIALVGDSHAAQWQPALAEIAVENKWSLTTLVRSSCPYSSVLPTNANDNSGACVTWNRNVGVALAEGGFSLVIVSTLSDTHFQRQGDETNFEAATRGFSEAWGKLIESGTPVVAIRDNPLPTSAGIHDEPSCVASHSDPTQCDVSEAKALVADPQVPAVIDTPGSRLIDLTGAFCISKVCPAVIGDVLVYRNKQHITATYMSTLAPILEQKLRVAAPQLWAVSVAG; encoded by the coding sequence ATGGCGGAGTTTAGTTCAAGGTGGAAGCGGTATCTCAAGCCTGTGGGTGGTTCGGTCAGGCCCGAGATACAAGCGCTCCGAGCATTGGCTGTGTCGCTGGTAGTGGTCTACCACTTGTGGCCCTCAGGTCTTTCGGGCGGGTACGTGGGCGTCGACGTATTCTTTGTCATCTCAGGCTTCTTGATTACTTCGCACATTGTGAAAGAGATTGATCGCGGCCAATTTTCGTTGGTTTCGTTTTACTCGCGTCGCGCGCGTCGCCTGCTTCCCGCTTCTCTGCTTGTACTGTCGGCGACGCTGACCGCAACTTTCGTTTTTGTGCCGAAGAATCTCTGGGAGGAGTTCGGGCATCAGATTACTGCAAGCGCTCTATACGTCGAGAATTGGGCACTAGCCTCAAACGCGGTCGACTATTCGGCACTCGCTTCCGACGCGAGTCCGGTTCAGCACTTTTGGTCACTCTCCGTGGAGGAGCAGTTCTACCTCTTTTGGCCGCTCCTGCTGGTAACTGCGGCGGTTCTAGCGAGAAGATTCAGTTCGAATAGACGCCACCTCGTGATCGTCATTGCGGCAGTTTCGGTTGCGTCCCTGGCCTATTCAATTGTTGAGACTAGAAATGATCCGTCGGCCGCCTACTTCGTTACTCCGACGAGAGTTTGGGAGCTTGGAATCGGCGGCCTGCTTGCTTTTGCAGTGGACAGGTGGAAACTACCAGAGTTCACTCGGGTGCCGGCATCTTGGGTCGGAATCGCCGCAATAGTCTATGCGTCGTATTTCTACTCATCTTCAACCCCGTTTCCTGGGTGGCAAGCACTCATTCCGGTCGGCGGGGCATGCGTAGTCATTTGGGCAGGTACCACGCACCGCAGGTACGGTACTTCCGCCCTATTCGCGCTTCGACCCATTCAAGCGGTGGGTGACGTTTCTTATTCGTTGTATCTGTGGCATTGGCCTCTAATCGTGATTCTCCCGTTTGCTCTCGGTGCCGAATTGAATCAGCCGATGCGCATTGGAATCGTTCTCGTCTCCCTCGTCTTGGCGTTTGTGACCCGTGTGTACGTGGAATTGGCGTTTATACGCCCCCATGGTGCGGACTTAGAAGGTCGTGGACGAATCAGGCTAAAGGGGGTGAGAGTGTTGGTGGCCGTGCTTGCGGTGATGGCCGTTGTGGCCGTTCCGGCAGCCGGTATGTCCGCATACGCATCAACCCAGATAGCTTCCGCAGAGACGAGGATGGCCGACATTCTGGCCAATCCTCCAGCATGTTTCGGCGCTGCAGCCTTGGTTGTCGGCTCCGTCTGCTCACCTACTAAAGATTCAGAAATCGTGCCAAGTCCGATTCTCGCCGAAACTGACGACTTTGCGCAGAAGGGCCCGGGTCTGGGGTGTCAAATAAGTGGCGCTCAGACTTCGGCGAGGCAATGCGTTTTCGGAGACGTCAATAGCAAGGTGAGGATCGCGCTCGTTGGAGACTCACACGCTGCCCAGTGGCAGCCGGCTCTGGCTGAGATTGCGGTCGAGAACAAATGGAGCCTCACCACACTAGTTCGTTCATCGTGCCCATACTCGAGTGTTCTTCCAACAAATGCAAACGATAATTCCGGGGCCTGCGTCACCTGGAATAGGAATGTGGGTGTCGCTCTGGCTGAAGGAGGGTTCAGTCTCGTCATCGTTTCGACGCTCTCGGACACGCACTTTCAGCGGCAGGGAGATGAGACGAATTTCGAAGCTGCGACGCGGGGCTTTTCTGAAGCATGGGGCAAGCTCATCGAGTCTGGTACACCCGTGGTGGCAATTAGGGACAACCCGTTACCCACGAGTGCAGGGATTCACGATGAACCGAGCTGCGTCGCTTCGCATTCCGATCCGACTCAGTGCGATGTTAGCGAGGCTAAGGCGCTTGTGGCGGACCCGCAGGTGCCAGCTGTGATTGACACACCAGGGTCCAGGCTGATTGACCTGACAGGTGCATTTTGCATTTCGAAAGTTTGTCCTGCGGTTATCGGAGACGTTCTTGTGTATAGAAATAAGCAGCACATTACTGCAACTTACATGTCGACCCTTGCGCCGATCTTGGAGCAGAAGCTCCGGGTGGCCGCACCCCAGCTCTGGGCGGTGTCTGTGGCAGGTTGA
- a CDS encoding glycosyltransferase family 2 protein: MIPTIGRSELRRAVDTALAQSIPPFQVIVVADTADQIDVPESPSVRVLRVGPRAGGNVARQQGIYAAETAYVALLDDDDEWLPNHLANFAELVRSSGHSEDSDWIFSSPVIARYSDGASDEVWPSEAISRAESIAQYLFRKHKVRGGIGFAQASTLVFPRSLGIEIPFNPGFKFHQDVGWLNQISKDMPEVELLQPAEPAVIHHISAGGVSKSITAPKSIAWAVENLDPEDKRTIGDFISVHSMQAAKNQASLNEMFRTLRTAHKLGKPGIPSTIYSVALTGRVALGKIGRH, translated from the coding sequence GTGATTCCAACTATCGGGCGGTCTGAGCTGAGACGTGCCGTCGACACGGCTTTGGCTCAGAGTATTCCGCCTTTTCAGGTCATTGTGGTTGCCGACACTGCAGATCAGATCGATGTGCCGGAATCGCCTTCAGTGCGCGTGCTTCGTGTCGGACCCAGAGCTGGTGGAAACGTGGCGCGCCAGCAAGGCATCTATGCCGCGGAAACGGCGTATGTCGCCCTTCTTGACGACGACGACGAATGGCTCCCAAACCACCTCGCCAATTTCGCCGAACTAGTTCGATCCAGCGGCCACTCCGAAGACTCGGACTGGATCTTCAGCAGCCCCGTGATTGCCCGCTATTCAGACGGTGCATCCGACGAGGTTTGGCCCTCGGAAGCAATATCGCGCGCAGAATCGATAGCCCAGTATCTGTTTCGAAAGCACAAAGTTCGAGGGGGGATTGGATTTGCGCAAGCTTCGACACTTGTATTTCCCCGGAGTCTTGGAATCGAAATACCATTCAACCCGGGATTCAAGTTTCATCAAGATGTGGGATGGTTGAATCAGATTTCAAAAGACATGCCGGAGGTGGAGCTGCTCCAGCCAGCGGAGCCAGCCGTGATACACCACATTAGCGCCGGAGGCGTGTCGAAGTCGATCACGGCACCCAAATCAATTGCCTGGGCGGTTGAGAATTTGGATCCGGAGGACAAGCGCACAATCGGAGATTTTATCTCGGTCCACTCGATGCAGGCAGCCAAGAACCAGGCCTCCCTTAACGAGATGTTCCGTACGCTTCGCACAGCGCACAAACTTGGAAAGCCTGGAATTCCTTCGACCATCTATTCTGTCGCTTTGACCGGGAGAGTCGCTCTAGGGAAGATAGGACGTCACTAA
- a CDS encoding oligosaccharide flippase family protein yields the protein MTNVVGGAARNIAVTAIGNLGAPLAAFVSAPILARVLGVDGRGEVAAITAPFLLAVSALTLGLPEALTFFVAKRVSQPGRVLARGVALLFLIGAIGTAGIIGLVPVLFTGSSAEIAILVAFALVPSLIVGGIRGYAAGRGLWKLISVERTVSAFARLGAVGVLAAIGNLTVETASISIAVTTFVGGIAYLPLVGQRNASSPQDPNITGSSGRLLSFGARLWFGTLAGVMLSRLDQTLMIPLSDSFQLGIYAVAVSVSEVTLVFNSAVRDVIFSEEASGGDPQRLALASRISTLMTLVLAIAVGISTIWLLPLVFGSDFSPAIVVVEVLLFGIVVGNPGSVAGAGLSARGRPELRSYALVIACIVNVVAVIVLVPTLGALGAAIATVIGNAVAGNLNVLWMKLCFNVPVSDFLVIRMSDVRESIRLVRKLARARRINDAEGKPNE from the coding sequence ATGACTAATGTCGTTGGTGGCGCAGCCCGGAACATAGCCGTTACCGCTATCGGCAATCTCGGAGCACCCCTCGCCGCTTTCGTCAGCGCTCCAATTCTCGCGCGTGTACTTGGCGTTGATGGTAGAGGAGAAGTCGCAGCGATAACCGCACCGTTCTTGCTTGCAGTGAGTGCGCTAACCCTAGGGCTGCCAGAGGCGCTAACCTTTTTTGTGGCGAAGCGAGTCTCTCAGCCCGGGCGGGTACTTGCACGTGGCGTTGCCTTACTGTTCCTGATTGGGGCGATTGGGACTGCCGGAATCATTGGTCTAGTCCCGGTTCTATTCACAGGGAGTAGCGCAGAGATAGCAATTCTTGTTGCGTTCGCCTTGGTCCCAAGCCTCATCGTGGGTGGGATTCGAGGGTATGCGGCCGGACGAGGCTTATGGAAGTTGATATCCGTCGAACGCACGGTCAGCGCATTTGCCCGGCTTGGCGCCGTTGGAGTACTGGCCGCAATCGGCAATCTAACTGTCGAGACTGCGTCTATCTCTATCGCCGTGACCACATTCGTGGGTGGCATCGCATATCTCCCGCTGGTCGGTCAGCGTAATGCGTCATCGCCTCAGGACCCGAACATAACTGGAAGCTCAGGGCGGTTGTTGTCATTCGGTGCTCGATTGTGGTTTGGAACACTTGCGGGCGTTATGCTCTCGCGTCTTGACCAAACGCTCATGATCCCGTTGTCGGATTCCTTTCAGCTTGGCATCTATGCTGTGGCAGTCAGCGTCAGCGAAGTCACTCTTGTGTTCAACAGCGCGGTTCGAGACGTGATTTTCTCCGAGGAGGCGTCGGGCGGCGACCCGCAGCGCCTTGCCCTTGCCTCACGAATATCCACCTTGATGACCCTCGTTCTGGCAATAGCTGTTGGGATATCGACCATCTGGCTGCTACCTCTCGTATTCGGGTCTGACTTTTCTCCCGCAATCGTCGTCGTCGAAGTACTACTGTTCGGAATTGTTGTCGGGAATCCGGGGTCGGTGGCCGGCGCAGGCCTCTCCGCGAGGGGTCGGCCGGAGTTACGAAGCTATGCACTGGTCATTGCGTGCATTGTCAACGTTGTGGCTGTTATCGTCCTCGTCCCGACCCTCGGGGCACTTGGTGCCGCGATCGCAACAGTAATTGGAAACGCTGTAGCGGGAAATTTGAACGTGTTGTGGATGAAGCTGTGCTTTAACGTCCCGGTGTCTGATTTTCTCGTGATCCGAATGTCGGACGTTCGAGAGTCGATACGTTTGGTGAGGAAGTTGGCACGGGCACGACGAATAAACGACGCGGAAGGAAAGCCGAATGAGTAG
- a CDS encoding glycosyltransferase family 2 protein: MSIELKYQKSDLQYDPTVTICIPTYQPEIDYFEKLIKSIAIQEYRDIEIVVSDDRSSNFANIVEVLDQVEVPSRAFRSDEPLGMAKNWNESVAHARGAFVIVPGQDDLFNADGLSLLVKAAEATKATLVFGAQYFVDQNDAPLANPSKSAPRHALFPEGLVTLNSQTVVSAALLYGNVLGDPCNTLISRNRFTAVGGFSTTYEHAVDLELWLRLATNRETVARISSPVAAHRTHQQAATGAHVRQGAAQRDRRRLMEDYGSALVANGEWNRAVSRLNTHRWYDRLVHSTHFETQPLKMRGGLHERIPAIACELSELARLKKPRLVTGPTRVSDND, from the coding sequence TTGTCGATTGAATTGAAATATCAAAAGAGCGACTTGCAATATGATCCGACAGTTACGATCTGCATCCCTACGTATCAGCCAGAGATCGACTATTTCGAAAAACTGATCAAGAGCATAGCCATCCAGGAGTATCGAGACATCGAGATCGTCGTCTCAGACGACCGGAGCTCGAACTTCGCCAATATTGTCGAAGTACTTGACCAGGTAGAGGTTCCGTCGAGGGCCTTCCGGTCTGACGAACCGTTGGGGATGGCTAAGAACTGGAACGAAAGCGTGGCTCATGCTCGAGGCGCTTTTGTGATCGTGCCAGGGCAGGATGACCTCTTCAACGCGGACGGGCTTTCCCTGCTGGTCAAAGCCGCAGAAGCTACCAAGGCGACGCTTGTCTTCGGGGCTCAGTATTTTGTCGATCAGAACGATGCACCGCTTGCAAATCCTAGTAAGTCTGCCCCCCGGCATGCTCTCTTCCCAGAAGGCCTCGTGACTCTCAATTCGCAAACAGTGGTAAGTGCAGCGCTACTCTACGGCAACGTACTCGGTGATCCCTGCAACACACTCATTTCGAGGAACCGTTTTACTGCCGTCGGAGGATTCTCCACGACTTACGAACACGCAGTCGATCTCGAACTATGGCTGCGCCTCGCTACAAATCGCGAAACTGTGGCCCGAATTTCAAGCCCGGTGGCTGCACATCGAACTCACCAGCAGGCAGCTACAGGAGCTCACGTCCGGCAAGGCGCCGCTCAGCGCGATAGGCGCCGGCTGATGGAAGACTACGGCTCGGCGCTGGTGGCAAACGGGGAGTGGAATCGTGCGGTGTCACGCCTGAACACGCATCGGTGGTACGACCGTCTGGTTCACTCGACGCATTTTGAAACTCAGCCACTCAAGATGCGAGGCGGATTGCATGAGCGTATTCCAGCCATCGCCTGTGAACTCTCGGAGTTAGCTCGGCTGAAAAAGCCCCGACTGGTCACCGGTCCGACTCGAGTATCTGACAATGACTAA
- a CDS encoding glycosyltransferase, whose product MKIIHLTEAMGGGIVTFTDSISRRQVEEGVEVEVWYLVRPDTPSEESLRNRFDNRVKLVRLGAANQLGLFFRTVRKAYRDNRADVFHLHAAKGGAVGRLALVGVRTHSRVFYSPHGFPFLRANSSLFVRNAYQIVEKSLSGIGTGLILTSESERRLAQKLLRGKTNHLLKSGVPSESIRSDAREPRSDRPVVVGTASRIIFQKAPWRFAAVASAIGQSPGVEFLWIGDGDAELREKWIDGAPVSVTGWVSHVEFETLMESIDVFLFPSLWEGMALSLIHAQARGIPAVVSNAVGNVDSVLDGETGFICSNDTELIDATRRLTDDRNLRRSMSARALLWAREGLTDDEIGRDSIKLYQSE is encoded by the coding sequence ATGAAGATAATTCATCTAACTGAGGCGATGGGTGGTGGCATCGTAACCTTCACGGATAGTATTTCCCGACGCCAGGTTGAGGAGGGTGTGGAAGTTGAAGTCTGGTATTTGGTTAGACCGGACACTCCTAGCGAAGAATCGTTGAGAAATCGTTTTGACAACCGAGTCAAGCTGGTGCGGTTGGGTGCCGCAAACCAATTGGGATTATTCTTCCGCACGGTGCGCAAGGCTTACCGGGACAACCGAGCAGACGTTTTTCATCTTCATGCGGCCAAGGGTGGCGCGGTTGGGCGCCTGGCTCTGGTTGGTGTTCGCACACATTCGCGCGTGTTCTATTCGCCCCACGGATTTCCTTTTCTTCGCGCGAACTCATCTTTGTTCGTAAGAAATGCTTATCAAATCGTTGAGAAATCACTGTCGGGGATCGGGACTGGACTAATCCTCACGTCCGAGTCCGAGCGCCGACTTGCTCAGAAACTGCTGCGCGGGAAAACGAACCATCTGCTTAAATCTGGAGTTCCGAGCGAGTCAATTCGGAGTGACGCCCGTGAGCCCCGGAGTGATCGGCCCGTAGTGGTAGGCACCGCAAGCCGCATAATTTTCCAGAAGGCTCCATGGCGGTTCGCCGCGGTGGCCAGTGCAATTGGGCAGAGCCCAGGCGTGGAATTCCTGTGGATCGGTGACGGCGATGCCGAATTGAGAGAAAAGTGGATCGACGGGGCACCAGTGAGCGTGACGGGTTGGGTCAGCCATGTCGAGTTTGAAACCCTCATGGAGTCGATCGACGTTTTTCTGTTCCCGTCCCTGTGGGAGGGGATGGCGCTGTCTCTCATACATGCTCAGGCTCGGGGTATTCCCGCAGTCGTGTCCAACGCCGTTGGCAACGTAGATTCGGTTTTAGACGGAGAAACGGGATTCATATGTTCCAACGACACAGAGCTGATTGATGCCACTCGACGCCTGACCGACGACCGTAACCTTCGGCGCAGCATGTCAGCGAGGGCGCTCCTGTGGGCCCGGGAAGGGCTCACAGATGACGAAATCGGTCGCGATTCTATCAAGCTCTATCAATCAGAATGA